In Lolium rigidum isolate FL_2022 chromosome 7, APGP_CSIRO_Lrig_0.1, whole genome shotgun sequence, the DNA window ATTGTTGGTTTTCTTCATTACTGAAGATGATCCCAATGATTCCTTAAGCTCCCCTCTCGGTAGGGTTGGGTAGCATTGATAGTTTATGTATCTGTAGTAGTCGCTCAAGATGGTAAGGCTGATGCTGGGATGGTTCTGTGGTGGTGGGGTTGGGCTGGTTATTCTTACTGTATGAGATGGTTAAACATTGCGTTGATGCTTTGGAGGCACAAACCTGGCCTGCAAGGGAGGTGCTGGCACTCCCACTGGACAAACTTGCTGGTTATTTTCAGCTCGACAGGGTGTAAAAAGATTACTCAGTCTCAGAATAGGGTGGCACATAACTAGCAAGTTTAGCACTTTAGCTAGAGTGACCAGAAGAACACAAGTCCAGGTCACATGAGCATTCAGACTGTTGCGGTCGTAATTTCTGAAGAATCTAAACTTCATGTTGAGTAATAAAGCTCTCTTTCAtcgcaaaataaaataaattaatgACATTTATGCCTTTGTGGATTGCTATATGCTTAGTGCATTTTCAGGTTTAACTATTGTATGTAAGTTAATTATAGCCGGTAATTCTTGTGGAAGTTTGACATGACATAACCGAGTCATGGAAAATGCTCATTTTTGTAGACATGGGAATCACTTTCCACATTTTAAATAGGATTTTATGACTACCCTTTCTGATACAACTTTTATGACAAACTTTGTGTTAGTTTTTTTCATTATTGCATGTCTTTGTATATTATAGATGTGGTGATGCTTATAACTAGAGGTTGCCATGTTCCAGGGTTCTACCCAGAGACTCAGAGAGGCATGACACTGCAGTTCTTTTGAGTAAGGGAGGCAGCAATCAAGAATGGCCTCGAGGGCAATCATTAGGAGACGGAAATATTTTCTGGAGCATACTAATGCACCTCTTTTATTGCATTCATCTAATTCCATTTTTGGGCGAGGAACATTTGGATTTGATGTTCAGCTCAGTACTGTATGCCATTTGTCGGAGCAGAACTCAGGAAATTCTGACCGTGAGAAGGGGCTATCTACCTTACGGAAGAGAGACCATTTGGGCCTTAGTAATGGATTCCTTTGGCGCCCAACTCTTGGTGCTTCTCTTGCCTCATATGAATCTAAAGCACGGAATTTGGGATTCCCTTTGGGAGCCAGGTATTTCCTGCAGCCAGTCCGCACAGCATCAAAAACAGCTGGGCAACCTAAAACTGGTGTTCTGAATGAGCAGAGTGAGGACCAGAAGCAGCCAAAAAAGGAGGCATCTCCAGAAGAGTGTGATCAGGCAGTGGAAGGCTTAAGCACTGCAAAAGCAAAGGCGAAAGCTAAGCAGGTGCAGGAAGTTCAAAAGACTGACCAATCAATCATACAGAAATTCTGGGCAAGGCTTCTGGGTATTGGTCCTGCTCTGCGTGTTGTTGCTGCGATGAGCAGGTCTTGGTCCCCTTATTTGAATTGAAGTATTTCTGCTGTCTTGATCTTTTTCATGGATGGCTGTTTGTCTCGACGTTTTAGTTTATATTTTGTTTTGTGGTTTTAAGAGCGGACTGGGCTGCGAAGCTGAAGCATTGGAAGGAAGAACTCGTTTCTACACTGCAGCATTATTGGTTGGGCACTAAGCTACTGTGGGCAGATGTTAGAATTTCATCAAGATTGTTGGTGAAACTTGCTGGTGGAAAGAACCTTACAAGGAGAGAGAGGCAACAGCTTACACGCACAACAGCAGACATGTTCAGACTGGTACCTTTCGCCGTGTTTATCATCATTCCGTTCATGGAGCTCTTACTGCCAGTGTTCCTCAAGCTATTTCCAAACATGTTGCCATCCACTTTCCAGGATAAGATGAAAGAGGAGGTAATGACCTATGACCTACCCCTTATCGTCCTGCCAGCAAAATTGTTAAATCTGAACATATAACTCAAGACTGCATTTCATTTTCCTTGTGTACAGGAGGCATTAAAAAGGAAGCTTAAAGCAAGGATGGAGTATGCAAAGTTCTTacaagaaacagcaaaagaaatggCAAGAGAACTTCAAACATCACGTAGTGGGGAAATGAAACAGACAGCTGAAGACCTGGATGAGTTTTTGAACAAGGTATTTGCTCAATTTTTTTTCTTGACTGGAAAGCATAGATCAATAGGTGTGCTGTATTAAAGGTGTTTGGTGGTGCCCTCTTGAATGCACAACTAGGTCAGGAAAGGTGGACATGTCTCCAATGAAGAAATTTTGAGCTTTGCAAAGCTGTTTAATGATGAACTGACTATGGATAACATGAACAGGTTGGTGTTTCATTGAATATTTACTTAATCCTTGATTTTACCAGCTCACTATTTTCCAATAACATTTTTCTGCAGATCACGGTTAGTAAACATGTGTAAATATATGGGGATTAAGCCTTTTGGTACGGATCACTACTTGAGATTCATGCTTCGGAAGAAATTACAAGAGTATGTCCTTAAATTTCTTCTGAATATAGATGTGAAAATGGATACAATGGATACAATGGATAATATAGAACATATCTTGCATGTAAATGTGTTGTTTCATACCATACTTAATCACTACTAATACGGGTCTCTTACATATTTAAGCATAAGCTAGTAACTCAAATTTGAGTTAAAATGTTTTCTAGGAAGTCTGCCAGAAGGAAAATAACCCATTAGAATATTCGACTGATTTGATAATTCTCTGACCTCGCAAGAAACTCAGCTCACAACATAAACTACTTTAGTCTACTATTACGCCTTGATCAGCTAATTGCTCAGACTCGGCTTAATTATCTTCCAGAAAGCCTGCCAAAAGGATATTCCAGCTGAAATTTTTAGTGATTTTAATAGTTCTCAACTTCTCATGACCCTCATCCGAGATTCAGAATAATAGGTTCAGAACATAATAATGCTGTTGTTGCACGATCCCTGAACCCCCTTGGCGTTACAACCCAAGACAGCTTGATGTTTTCCATTTTTAGATTGGTCTTCCAAATTTACTTATGTACAATTTCGGTATTAACTGTAATACAATCTTTATGTGTATATGCACAGCATTAAGAATGATGATACGATGATCCAGGCTGAGGGAGTGGAGTCTCTTTCTGATGAAGAGCTCCGACATGCTTGTCGCGAACGTGGCCACCTTGATTTATTATCAATAGAGGAGATGCGCCATCAGGTTTGTCTGTTTCCAAACTGTTGATGGCGGATCTGTTGTATTAAAAAGCACATCAGGTGCTTATTGTTGGATGTGTATATGTTCTTGTATTGGCACTCTATTAATTTAATTTTTTCCATCTATACCATATGCCCTGCTATTTTGCAGTTTTAGCTAATTGCTAGTGTTCTGCGTGATTATGTCAGATATTTACACTGCTAGCATAATGTTTTGCAAATATCAAACTATTGTGAGAGTTTGAACATTTCTTTCTATGTTCAGCTCAAAGACTGGTTGGATTTATCACTTAATCGTTCTGTGCCATCATCTCTTCTAATTTTATCAAGGTAATTTTGTTGATAATTGACCTGTTGACTTGATGCCTATGTTCAAATTTTAACCTGTATTAAAAAATTCCGTCAGAGCTTTTACTGTGTCTGGAAAAATGAAGCCTGAGGAGGCTGTTGTAGCAACGTTATCTTCTTTGCCAGATGAAGTTGTGGATACAGTTGGAACAGTATTGCCTTCTGAAGATTCTGTCTCTGAAAGGAAGAGAAAATTGGAATTCCTTGAGATGCAGGAAGAACTTATCAAGGTACACTAATGTATTGTAAACATGTGTCTTCGCTGTCTTCTGTGTAGGTATTCTATACACGGGTCTCCTTTTTTTCACATTATTGGTTGTATCACCATTCACCAATCGCCCAGCTGCAATAAAATATATGCCATATGATAGTGGATAAATGGAGGCCGAGCCAATGATGTATACTATAACcatgtaaaatctcaatatgAACTGATTTATATTCTAGGCACTATATAATTTGtatgatttgtcttttttgtgtagcctatAATACAAAatagtttgcattgagattttgcacgtttGTATTACGAATTATATATTGGCTACCTCCAGAATTTTCTttaagattttttttgaaaatttgaaatacGAATTCTGAGAACTTAAATGTAAAGGGCTACGTGCCTCTGTTTTAAGTTTCTCATATGCCATACTCTTAGTTTGGATGTTCTTCTCAAGTTAGATGTGAGAAGTTGAACTAAATTTTAGAAGGATAACCCATGCATTTCTAGTATTTGCTGTTTTACCCAAACGATTTTCTTTTGAAACGCAGAAATTTGAAATCGCGTGTACAAGGATCATATTTTTCTCTTCCCAACTAGTTTGTTAGCTTGAACTTTTGTGTCACTTACATGTACTGAAACTGAAGATTAGTAAATTTTAGTTGTtgttttttaatttaattttgaaGATTCTATTGAAAGAAGAAGTAATAAAGAGTACTATAAGAAAACGATGAGATCACATTTTACTTGAATTCTTGCTTGTATGTTTTGCAATAGAAGTCAGTTCTTCATTTAGTTACTTGGTTAACCTGAAGATGCAATATTCCTAGCTGTCTTTATATTTTCCTTGGCTACACAGTTTTAAAATGTTTACTATGCATGTCTGTACACTATCCGACTGAAGAAACAGCGgtcttatatactccctccgttcctaaaaatgcttctcaactttatctagatacggagttatatagacatgttttagctatatgtacatctgtatctagataaagttgagaagttttttttggaacggagggagtatgtatttCCCAGTACCACTGGTTTATGTTTGAACTATGTGGCAGTGATAAATTGTTACAAATACGTATGTTCTGATTAACAGGAGGAGGAGAAAAAGCAAGACAAAGAAGAAAAGGCAAAGCTAGACGAACCACAGGCTACCGAAGAAGATTTGGCTTTGAAGGAAATGACTGAGCCTACTGCTAGGGAAGAAGAGGAGCTAAACAAATCGAAAGAACATGAGaagaaggaccacctttgtgataTCAGTCAAGCATTGGCTGTGCTCGCATCTGCTTCTGTACGATCCTACTTTTTGTGTGTGTGTTAATATTTTTATCCTGCATTTATAGAAAACTTCCATTAGCACTCAGTTGCGCCTGTACAACTTGTGTCGTACCTTGCAGTCTGTTACCAAGGAGCGTGAAGAGTTTCTTAGTCTTGTTAATAAAGAGGTATGAGTTGCAGTTGGCCTgaaaattttatgagctaccgatTTCCATTACGTAATAGAACACCACTCTTGCTCAATGCAGATAGAACTATATAACACCATGCTGGAGAAGGAGGGcacagaggatgaagaagaggctaGGAGAGCATATAGGGTGGCCAGGGAGGAATCAGACCATGCTGCAGAGGTAGTTGCAGGAGAAAAGGTTTCTTCGGCATTAATAGAGAAGGTACTTTTTTTTTCTGTGTCTACATCTCAATCCCTCGATCTGTCTCTGCTACTTGTACTAAGAAACATACGTTATTTGAATTTAAATATAAGTGTGTGCTGGTAGCTTGAACATATATCTTAGTCCTGAGAAGAACAGAGTTACTAGAACTGTTGACTGGCTTTACAAGTACAGAATTTGTGCTCAGCTAGTTATGAGCTTTGCCAATCGGTCGCTTATAAATTGTAATAGTTGAATAGTTCATTTTCAATATTATGTCCATATTTTAAGAAATTTATCCCAGTTTCCAAATTTAATCATTGATGTCTTATACTAGACTGAGATAATAAATGGTCTTATTGCTGTCAAAAAGTAGCTATTGGTAATCACAAACCGTATTACCAGAAAGCTAAAGGCTATGAAAGAAGCAGACATGGCTGGACTTCGTTTTTTGCTTTGTCGGCGAAGAGCTAAATATTAGATATCTAGAGATTGCTAATATTAACTTTCTTACATTATGGTTTTGCACggttgcaccaaatggctaggaGTTATCATTTACATCATAAGAACCCGTTCTTAACCTAATTTTGATGGAGTCTATTGTTTTGGCTCTACATAATTACAATAGTATCTTAGTTGATTCAATCAGTTACTCAAATTTCACCAACCCACTCTTCCTATTTCAGCTTGATATCATACAATATCTATATTTAATTGGGTAATTCGGTGTTGCTTTTATGTCTGTAACTCTGTAGTATTCACTTGCACATCTTTACTAAtaaagatttttcttgataatacGAAGTCTgtcatcttcttcttttgatGGAAACAAAGCCTACTGAAGAGAGGTTCACTATAGGTAAACTAACACTCCACAAGAAGGGATACTAAGAGAACAAAACAAAGGAAAACTAACCGACAATCTAAAACAAAGTATTAGACAAACCATGCAACCAAAGTCATGAAACATGTGTTTTGGGGCTTTAATCTTTGAAGCCTCTCTTGTATATTTAAGATGCAAGATTTGTGCGTCTCTCTTGTCACTTTTTCTCTTCAATCGCTAAAGACCCACTCTTGACATTTTGTGTTGCTGCATTTTCAGGTTGATGCTATGCTTCAGAAATTAGAAAAGGAGATTGATGATGTTGATGCTCGAATAGGCAACCGTTGGCAGCTGCTTGATAGGTAAATGCTTTACACATGCATAAGCCTGTCATGAGTCATTTTACTGACATGTTCCGGTGCTACTTGCCGGTGAATTTTTGGAGACTTGTCTTGATTTTTAGGAATAACAGAAGAAAGTGCTAAAAACCAGTAGAATTTCCTGGCAAAGAGCCTAAAAGAATCCAAGTTAGGACATACATTAGCAGCTTAGCTTAGGTCTATCAAAGTCTGAGTTCCGAACTTCAGATGCCTACTCAGCCGGCAGATCACTAATTCGTGCCATTCTTTTGTAGCAGAAAGTTATGCGTGATCAGATCTTTTGGCTATAGTATTTGACACACTAATCAATGAACTGGAATGTATCGTGGATATGTTTGATTTCTCCTTGCTCGTCGGTAATAAGCTGGTCTGGTTGCAGGGACCGTGATGGCAAAGTAACTCCTGAAGAGGTAGCAGCAGCTGCAGACTATCTCAAAGACACCATGGGGAAGGAGGAAGGTGTCCAAGAACTTATCAGCAATCTTTCGAAAGATAGAGGTTCAACCCTGGCACCTGTACCTACTTTACTAACTGATCACGGTTCACCTTCCCTGCTCCTACTTTCCTTGACATTTTCTCCGTGTCTACGCCTAACAGAAGGGAACATCCTTGTGGAAGACATTAAGAAGCTGGCATCGCAAACGGAGGACAGCAATGAACAGAAAGAGACGACGCAAAGATAGATGGAAGAATAACCACCACGGCACCATCTCGTGCATGTTGACATCAGCAGCTCCATTCTTTTCCCAGTTTTAGTGTGGATCTCGTCTGGAGGCAGGTCGGTCATCCTTTTTGTTGCGACCGGCTGCGGTGGAGCGCGTTGTGATCTTTTTCATAAGCATGAATAAGTCGTTGTGGCGACATTGCGTATAGATTAGCCCCTGGTGATGCCGATCATTAGTCAGCTGAACAGCAACTGATAATTCAGCCTGCTGTCATTCAAATGTACCCAGTGATTGGCAGATGGGAAAATAAATCCATGTCTGGTGTGACTAATCTGAATAAAGTTTATGTGTTCAATAAGTGTGGACAGAGGTGAGGATCTAACCTAAGGTAGGGATAGATGGTGGCTGCAGGGATGAACTCTTTCTTGTTAGGGACAGAAGCATCTTATATAGGTCAGGAACTAGGCTGGGCTGGGTCAGATGGGTCACAACAGAGAACAAAAAGACAGCCCAACAGGTCATACAACAGATTCACCAACAGTtatccaacactccccctcaagatgggtgataaatgTCAATTATCCCAATCTTGGCACATGCAAGATTGCACTCCTTTGAGCCTAGCCTTTTGTTAAACAGTCTGCCACTTGTTGTCCTGATCTCACATAAGCCAATGAGATAATCCATgcatcaatattttctttaatacTTAATTTTATCTCCACATGTTTAGTTCACTCATGCTGGATATGGTTGTTTGCTATGTTTATGGcagacatattatcacaccacactttCAACCTTTCTTGTCTTAAAATTTTCAGCTCTCTTAGAAGGTTCCGTATCCACAACATTTCACCTaggctgataaggggtggcccgatattctcagtaagcaacggaggtgatgatgatcacgggatgaacacaacggagataacttgatgatgaagtggacgatAACTTGTATgaagcaacgagatctctcgattggtccctgtcgccaatgcaacaactttcaaccctgcaagatatttgcaactccacacacttgcgcacgtagccgccgaccacgaagaggtAAGTTGTAACCGTCTAAtttccaatggaacagcagatcacacaagactttcaggatttacaccaaatcaatgcaatatggtgtagggattcaatagagttgcaaagcaatcaactatgaactagggtttatcttaagcgtggtctaaacctaatttgggggcgtcttggacacttatataggggttcaggacgaccagggttCGAGAAAATACAAGAATAatcgacccagatcgggatctggtcgagacagactcggacacggccggctcagagccggtcgaccgggccttggACCGGTGTCGAGggtacacctcggcaatgccctccgattggggcttagggttgacggaatcctgcaagctgacacgagacatcggttcacagacaagcgaggagagcgatttacccaggttcggggctctcgatgaggtaaaacccttacgtcctgcctgtctgtccttgattatgaagatattgggttacaatggggtgccaaatagttcagctaagatctcgtcgagaggctaagtgctatgatgacctagctctagactttttgaTGGcctagattgctaagattgattgtgtccctcggcagcccctctcctggcctttatataggaggccaggtctcaagaggtctaaccgagtacgactaggtttacagtagtttcagatctaatctttccttgttcgactgcttccttgtcttgcccgtcaaggattcCTCTGGTGCGCCGTCCAGGTGACCCATCTTGCCtctaggtgtcttcatgggcctccaattagtcaatacaggatagggcaatgttggttacccgaagggtaatgcccacgtcagtagcccccgagtgtctagccgaacattgttcgggtagagactgaagcaagcCTTCTGTTGATGTTCTTCTCTttgattgtccttgttcatcagcatcatcttcttctgtcgggtgcgcgttcagcgctcccgatgggagtagcccccgagcctaggtacggatgcttgcaatccgtgcgtagactcaagttgtaccactcgaacattcttCTCTGCCGAAattttctgcaggtcttcataagtcatccgatacattttttgcttgcaagggataatgagtaacgtgcccaacttttgttggttaactaccgatggcaaaacaacgttaccctacgcaGAATCAAGTCCCGGGCATGATTCCGGAGTGCAAAAGTTacgtcgggtgcgcgttcagcgctcccgatgggagtagcccccgagtctaggtacggatgcttgtaatccgtgcgtagactcaggcCGAGCAACCACCTTTCTCTTCATTTTTCCCTCGAGTCTtggatttatcgggtgcgcgtcagcgctcccgatgggagtagcccccgagtctaagtattGATGCTTCACAATCTGTgcttagactcaagttcaccatccgataacttttcatttcTTCGAGTGCTTCAAGCATTCTTCATGACATCATCGATGACGTTTTACgacatcttgattttgactgacaagacgcgacccgCCGGGCCCATTCTCTCCCTGTCTAATCCTATTTTCAAGCAATTTCCGCCCTTCTCGCACAGTtgccaaggcgtctcctcgatccCCGCAACCATTAATCGGAAAAAGGTCCACTTGATAAACTGGCATAaatgacacgtgcccacgcagTTCTTCTCCTCTTAAGATCTTCAAGGGACGAAAAATCCCTCATCTTCTCCCACATCTGCTTTtgcctttcttcttctttcttccatAACTGctgtgccgccaccaccgcttctccaatcttccccagatctagacaatggtgaagaagaagagcgttACTGCCGCCGGCAGCTCTTCGACCGGTGGTGCCGCCACCAAATCTTCCTCCACTCTTCCAAAGAAGAGTTCTTCAGATGCTCCTCccacagctccggcgccgccggcgccgctagGCTCAATAGCCAAGCCAGGagattggctagcgtcctccatcacgaaacgtgatgagaagagggctcgAAGCCTTGGATTAGTCTCCCccgacgaggggaacgtgatacttccaggtgcggtttctcggcccaatcccctgCTGGTTTTACTGCGGTGTTCTTATCATTCCTATACCGAGGTTTTTCGCTTCCTGCCCATGAGTTCCTTCTTCGCCTTCTACAGACTtatgaaatccaactgtggcaacttactcccaactcgatccttcacgttgttgtgtttatcaccctctgtgaggcatttttgggcattgagcctcatttcggattgtggaagaaaatcttctaTGTTAAGAGGTACAGCAGTAGCAATGGATCCTTCGTCATTGGAGGCGTGGGGTTCGTGGCTCGCTCGGAGGTTAACTATTTTAGTTTCccgatgagagaatctgtgcaaggatggagactgaaatggttttatgtcaaagaTTCTGtgacaaccgagtcccagctcccttgctttgccgatgtccTTGAGGCTAAGCCGAAagattcctggaagaacattctttcTCCTGACGAAAGGGCAGCTGCCGACAAATTATTCGCCAAgttccttcggatcaaggaagccgATGGACAAACCATGATTGG includes these proteins:
- the LOC124674556 gene encoding mitochondrial proton/calcium exchanger protein-like, producing MASRAIIRRRKYFLEHTNAPLLLHSSNSIFGRGTFGFDVQLSTVCHLSEQNSGNSDREKGLSTLRKRDHLGLSNGFLWRPTLGASLASYESKARNLGFPLGARYFLQPVRTASKTAGQPKTGVLNEQSEDQKQPKKEASPEECDQAVEGLSTAKAKAKAKQVQEVQKTDQSIIQKFWARLLGIGPALRVVAAMSRADWAAKLKHWKEELVSTLQHYWLGTKLLWADVRISSRLLVKLAGGKNLTRRERQQLTRTTADMFRLVPFAVFIIIPFMELLLPVFLKLFPNMLPSTFQDKMKEEEALKRKLKARMEYAKFLQETAKEMARELQTSRSGEMKQTAEDLDEFLNKVRKGGHVSNEEILSFAKLFNDELTMDNMNRSRLVNMCKYMGIKPFGTDHYLRFMLRKKLQDIKNDDTMIQAEGVESLSDEELRHACRERGHLDLLSIEEMRHQLKDWLDLSLNRSVPSSLLILSRAFTVSGKMKPEEAVVATLSSLPDEVVDTVGTVLPSEDSVSERKRKLEFLEMQEELIKEEEKKQDKEEKAKLDEPQATEEDLALKEMTEPTAREEEELNKSKEHEKKDHLCDISQALAVLASASSVTKEREEFLSLVNKEIELYNTMLEKEGTEDEEEARRAYRVAREESDHAAEVVAGEKVSSALIEKVDAMLQKLEKEIDDVDARIGNRWQLLDRDRDGKVTPEEVAAAADYLKDTMGKEEGVQELISNLSKDREGNILVEDIKKLASQTEDSNEQKETTQR